In a single window of the Streptomyces sp. NBC_00285 genome:
- a CDS encoding ATP-binding cassette domain-containing protein: MVHVSATPVLALRGVSKRFGAVQALTDVELEVHAGEVVALVGDNGAGKSTLVKTIAGVHPIDEGVIEWDGNPVSIDKPHDAQGLGVATVYQDLALCDNLDVVGNLFLGRELLHRGAIDEVTMEQKARELLSTLSIRIPSVRIPIASLSGGQRQVVAIARALVGDPKLVILDEPTAALGVEQTAQVLDLVERLRERNLAVILISHNMADVKAVADTVAVLRLGKNNGSFPVKDTSQEEIISAITGATENAVTRRAGRRSTEAAK; encoded by the coding sequence ATGGTTCACGTGTCCGCTACGCCCGTGCTGGCGTTGCGCGGAGTTTCCAAGCGATTCGGTGCGGTCCAGGCCCTCACCGATGTAGAGCTTGAGGTCCACGCCGGAGAAGTGGTCGCCCTGGTCGGCGACAACGGCGCCGGAAAGTCCACGCTGGTCAAGACGATCGCCGGTGTGCATCCCATCGATGAGGGAGTCATCGAGTGGGACGGCAACCCGGTCAGCATCGACAAGCCGCACGACGCCCAGGGACTCGGCGTCGCGACGGTCTACCAGGACCTCGCCCTGTGCGACAACCTCGATGTGGTCGGCAATCTCTTCCTCGGGCGCGAGCTGCTGCACCGAGGCGCCATCGACGAGGTCACGATGGAGCAGAAGGCGCGTGAGCTGCTGAGCACGCTCTCCATCCGGATCCCGAGCGTGCGCATCCCGATCGCCAGCCTCTCCGGTGGCCAGCGCCAGGTCGTCGCCATCGCGCGTGCCCTGGTCGGCGACCCCAAGCTCGTCATCCTCGACGAGCCCACCGCCGCTCTCGGCGTCGAGCAGACCGCACAGGTCCTCGACCTGGTCGAGCGGCTGCGCGAGCGCAACCTCGCCGTCATCCTCATCAGCCACAACATGGCCGACGTGAAGGCAGTGGCCGACACCGTCGCCGTGCTGCGTCTGGGCAAGAACAACGGGTCCTTCCCGGTGAAGGACACCAGTCAGGAAGAGATCATCTCCGCGATCACGGGAGCCACGGAGAACGCCGTGACCCGTCGTGCGGGGCGTCGCAGCACGGAGGCCGCGAAGTGA
- a CDS encoding sugar ABC transporter substrate-binding protein, producing MRRAAVSVAISALAVSVAACGKAGDDKASDSSSSGSGSGGKSIGLLLPDNVTARYEKFDKPYFEAKVKELCSDCTVSYANAAADPAKQAQQMSSMVTKGVKVIVVSAQDSAAIKSSIASAVSKGVKVVAYDRLAQGPVSAYVSFDNVKVGELQGQALLDALGSKATPKANVVMINGDDADPNAGQFKQGAHQVLDGKVKIAYEQSGLWKDTVAAQKMSAAITQLGAKNIVGVYAANDGMAGGIANTLKGAGIGTIPLTGQDAELAAIQRIVAGTQSSTVYKAYKPEADTAAELAVNLLQGKDIKSLADTQVTSGSGDKVQAKLLTPVSVTVKNIKDTVVKDGLYTVADICTADYAAACKKAGLQ from the coding sequence ATGCGTCGTGCAGCTGTGTCCGTCGCGATCTCGGCACTCGCCGTCTCGGTCGCCGCCTGTGGCAAGGCCGGTGACGACAAGGCCAGCGACAGCAGCAGCTCCGGCTCGGGCTCCGGTGGCAAGTCGATCGGCCTGCTCCTGCCCGACAACGTCACCGCGCGGTACGAGAAGTTCGACAAGCCGTACTTCGAGGCCAAGGTCAAGGAGCTGTGCAGCGACTGCACCGTCTCCTACGCCAACGCCGCGGCCGACCCGGCCAAGCAGGCCCAGCAGATGAGCAGCATGGTCACCAAGGGCGTCAAGGTGATCGTGGTCTCGGCGCAGGACTCCGCCGCCATCAAGTCCTCCATCGCCTCCGCGGTGAGCAAGGGCGTCAAGGTCGTCGCGTACGACCGTCTGGCCCAGGGCCCGGTCTCCGCGTACGTCTCCTTCGACAACGTCAAGGTCGGCGAGCTCCAGGGTCAGGCCCTGCTCGACGCCCTCGGCTCCAAGGCGACCCCCAAGGCGAACGTCGTCATGATCAACGGTGACGACGCCGACCCGAACGCCGGTCAGTTCAAGCAGGGCGCGCACCAGGTCCTCGACGGCAAGGTCAAGATCGCCTACGAGCAGTCCGGCCTGTGGAAGGACACCGTCGCCGCGCAGAAGATGTCCGCGGCCATCACCCAGCTGGGCGCCAAGAACATCGTGGGCGTCTACGCCGCCAACGACGGCATGGCCGGTGGCATCGCCAACACCCTCAAGGGTGCGGGCATCGGCACCATCCCGCTGACCGGTCAGGACGCCGAGCTCGCGGCCATCCAGCGGATCGTCGCCGGCACCCAGTCCTCCACGGTCTACAAGGCCTACAAGCCGGAGGCCGACACCGCCGCCGAGCTCGCGGTCAACCTGCTCCAGGGCAAGGACATCAAGTCCCTGGCCGACACCCAGGTGACCAGCGGCTCCGGCGACAAGGTCCAGGCGAAGCTGCTCACCCCGGTCTCGGTGACCGTGAAGAACATCAAGGACACGGTCGTCAAGGACGGTCTCTACACCGTCGCCGACATCTGCACCGCGGACTACGCCGCCGCGTGCAAGAAGGCCGGTCTCCAGTAA
- a CDS encoding ROK family transcriptional regulator, giving the protein METPGSQSSLHRANLERVVRAVRLAGSLTQAEIARSTGLSAATVSNIVRELKDGGTVEVTPTSAGGRRARAVSLSGDAGIVIGVDFGHTHLRVAIGNLAHQVLAEESEPLDVDASSAQGFDRAEQLVNRLIEATGVDRSKIAGVGLGVPGPIDLESGSLGSSAILPGWIGTKPAEELGGRLGVPVHVDNDANLGALGELVWGSGRGVRDLAYIKVASGVGAGLVISGQIYRGPGGTAGEIGHITLDESGPVCRCGNRGCLETFAAARYVLPLLQSSHGTDLTMEGVVRLARDGDPGCRRVIADVGRHIGSGVANLCNLLNPSRVVLGGDLAEAGELVLGPIRESVGRYAIPSAARQLSVLPGALGGRAEVLGALALALSEMGDSTLLDSTLHAATPAFT; this is encoded by the coding sequence GTGGAGACTCCGGGGTCGCAGTCGTCGCTGCACCGAGCCAACCTGGAGCGGGTCGTACGGGCCGTCCGGCTGGCCGGGTCGCTCACGCAGGCGGAGATCGCTCGGAGCACGGGACTGTCCGCCGCGACCGTCTCCAACATCGTCCGCGAGCTCAAGGACGGCGGAACCGTCGAGGTCACGCCCACGTCCGCGGGCGGCCGGCGGGCCCGAGCGGTGTCCCTGAGCGGTGACGCCGGCATCGTCATAGGGGTGGATTTCGGGCACACCCATCTGCGCGTCGCGATCGGGAACCTCGCCCATCAGGTGCTGGCCGAGGAGTCCGAACCGCTGGACGTGGACGCCTCCTCCGCGCAGGGCTTCGACCGGGCGGAACAGCTGGTCAACCGGCTGATCGAGGCGACCGGCGTGGACCGCTCGAAGATCGCCGGGGTGGGCCTCGGCGTCCCCGGCCCGATCGACCTGGAGTCCGGCTCCCTGGGCTCCTCGGCGATCCTGCCGGGCTGGATCGGCACCAAGCCCGCGGAGGAGCTCGGGGGGCGCCTCGGCGTGCCCGTGCACGTGGACAACGACGCCAACCTCGGCGCCCTCGGTGAGCTGGTCTGGGGCAGCGGCCGGGGGGTCCGGGACCTGGCGTACATCAAGGTCGCGAGCGGTGTGGGCGCCGGACTGGTGATCAGCGGCCAGATCTACCGCGGTCCAGGTGGCACTGCGGGAGAAATCGGGCATATTACTCTTGATGAGTCCGGCCCCGTCTGCCGTTGCGGCAACCGCGGCTGCCTGGAGACCTTCGCGGCTGCGCGCTATGTGCTCCCGCTGCTCCAGTCCAGCCACGGCACCGACCTGACCATGGAAGGCGTAGTACGACTCGCGCGGGACGGAGACCCTGGTTGCCGTCGGGTGATCGCCGACGTCGGCCGACACATCGGCAGTGGAGTCGCCAATCTCTGCAACTTGCTGAACCCGAGCCGAGTCGTCCTGGGCGGTGATCTCGCCGAGGCCGGTGAACTGGTGCTCGGGCCGATCAGGGAGTCGGTCGGCCGCTATGCGATCCCCAGTGCGGCACGCCAACTGAGCGTGCTTCCCGGGGCACTTGGAGGCCGCGCGGAGGTGCTCGGAGCACTCGCCCTCGCACTCAGCGAGATGGGTGATTCGACCCTTTTGGACAGCACGTTGCATGCAGCGACACCTGCCTTCACTTAG
- the dxs gene encoding 1-deoxy-D-xylulose-5-phosphate synthase, with translation MALLTRIRGPRDLDRLSLEELDQLAEEIRSFLVGAVSKTGGHLGPNLGVVELTIALHRVFDSPKDRVLFDTGHQSYVHKLLTGRHDFSKLRSKGGLSGYPSRAESEHDVIENSHASTVLGWADGLAKANQVLKRDDHVVAVIGDGALTGGMAWEALNNIADAKDRPLVIVVNDNERSYAPTIGGLANHLATLRTTDGYERFLARGKDLLERTPVVGRPLYETLHGAKKGLKDFIAPQGMFEDLGLKYVGPIDGHDLEALESALARAKRFGGPVIVHCLTEKGRGYKPAEQDEADRFHGIGPIHPDTGLPVKASAASWTSVFGDEMVELGREREDIVAITAAMLQPVGLKKFADTFPDRIYDVGIAEQHAAVSAAGLATGGLHPVFAVYATFLNRAFDQVLMDVALHKCGVTFVLDRAGVTGDDGASHNGMWDMSMLQVVPTLRLAAPRDAEQLRAQLREAVQVDDAPTVLRYSKGVVGPAVPAVGTVGSMDVLREPGTDTPDVLLVSVGALAPMCLEIASLLDKQGISTTVVDPRWVKPVDEAMAPLAERHRVVVTVEDNSRVGGVGSAIAQALRDAGVDIPLRDFGIPPRFLDHASRAEIMAEIGLTAPDIARQVTGLVSKLDGRYDTAPAEAEPARD, from the coding sequence GTGGCGCTGCTGACCCGTATCAGGGGACCGCGTGATCTGGACCGGCTCAGCCTTGAGGAGCTGGACCAGCTGGCGGAGGAGATCAGGAGCTTCCTCGTCGGCGCGGTCTCCAAGACCGGCGGCCACCTCGGCCCCAACCTCGGTGTGGTCGAGCTGACCATCGCGCTGCACCGGGTCTTCGACTCGCCCAAGGACCGGGTGCTCTTCGACACCGGGCACCAGTCCTATGTGCACAAGCTGCTCACCGGGCGCCACGACTTCTCGAAGCTGCGCTCCAAGGGCGGCCTCTCCGGCTACCCCTCACGCGCCGAGTCCGAGCACGACGTCATCGAGAACAGCCACGCCTCGACCGTCCTCGGCTGGGCCGACGGCCTCGCGAAGGCCAACCAGGTGCTCAAACGGGACGACCACGTCGTCGCCGTGATCGGTGACGGCGCTCTCACCGGCGGTATGGCCTGGGAGGCGCTGAACAACATCGCCGACGCCAAGGACCGGCCGCTGGTCATCGTCGTCAACGACAACGAGCGCTCGTACGCGCCGACCATCGGCGGCCTCGCCAACCACCTCGCCACCCTGCGCACCACCGACGGCTACGAGCGCTTCCTGGCCCGCGGCAAGGACCTCCTGGAGCGCACCCCCGTCGTCGGGCGGCCCCTCTACGAGACCCTGCACGGGGCCAAGAAGGGCCTCAAGGACTTCATCGCGCCCCAGGGCATGTTCGAGGACCTCGGCCTCAAGTACGTCGGCCCCATCGACGGCCACGACCTCGAAGCGCTCGAGTCGGCGCTGGCCCGGGCGAAGCGCTTCGGCGGCCCGGTCATCGTGCACTGCCTCACCGAGAAGGGCCGCGGCTACAAGCCCGCCGAGCAGGACGAGGCCGACCGCTTCCACGGCATCGGCCCCATCCACCCCGACACCGGGCTGCCCGTCAAGGCGTCCGCCGCCAGCTGGACCTCCGTCTTCGGCGACGAGATGGTCGAGCTGGGCCGGGAGCGCGAGGACATCGTCGCCATCACCGCCGCCATGCTCCAGCCGGTCGGCCTGAAGAAGTTCGCGGACACCTTCCCGGACCGGATCTACGACGTCGGCATCGCCGAACAGCACGCCGCCGTCTCCGCGGCGGGCCTCGCGACCGGGGGACTGCACCCCGTCTTCGCCGTCTACGCCACCTTCCTCAACCGCGCCTTCGACCAGGTCCTCATGGACGTCGCCCTGCACAAGTGCGGGGTCACCTTCGTGCTGGACCGGGCCGGCGTCACCGGCGACGACGGCGCCTCGCACAACGGCATGTGGGACATGTCGATGCTCCAGGTCGTCCCGACGCTCCGGCTCGCCGCCCCGCGCGACGCCGAACAGCTGCGCGCCCAGCTGCGCGAGGCCGTACAGGTCGACGACGCGCCGACCGTGCTGCGCTACTCCAAGGGCGTCGTCGGCCCCGCCGTACCCGCCGTGGGCACCGTCGGCTCCATGGACGTCCTGCGCGAGCCCGGCACCGACACCCCGGACGTGCTCCTGGTCTCCGTGGGCGCCCTCGCCCCCATGTGCCTGGAGATCGCCTCGCTCCTCGACAAGCAGGGCATCTCCACCACCGTCGTCGACCCGCGCTGGGTCAAGCCGGTGGACGAGGCCATGGCCCCGCTCGCCGAGCGGCACCGCGTGGTCGTCACCGTCGAGGACAACTCCCGCGTCGGCGGTGTCGGCTCGGCGATCGCGCAGGCTCTGCGCGACGCGGGCGTCGACATTCCGCTGCGCGACTTCGGCATCCCGCCGCGTTTCCTCGACCACGCCTCCCGCGCCGAGATCATGGCGGAGATCGGGCTCACCGCGCCCGACATCGCCCGCCAGGTCACCGGCCTGGTCTCCAAGCTGG
- a CDS encoding sugar ABC transporter permease yields MSDTSKVSKTETPTTVAPADDPTAAPVAVVDPRLLVREEGFKGYWTEFTRKVKGGELGSLPVVIGLIIIWTIFQFQNDRFLSADNLSNVSYYLSATGMIAIGLVFVLLLGEIDLSVGSLSGLASTVFAVFVVNHGMNTWLALILGILTGVAAGALHGWFFAKIGVPAFVVTLAGLLGWNGLMLWMLGSSGTINIPSDSGPIHLLSQSSFFMDQAIIGAYLLAGLGVVLSLVGNFNEQRRRKAAGVPFRPTSEILVRVGALAIASFVAAAVLNNASGVSNSLVIFLAALVVVDFVLRRTTFGRKVFALGGNVEAARRAGINVPIVRITVFAISGGFAAIGGMFFAGQTASATLSAGTGNVLMLAIAAAVIGGTSLFGGRGSVWSALLGMLVIQSIQTGLDLLNMNQSIQYMITGGVLLGAVVIDSVSRRSQKAAGRG; encoded by the coding sequence GTGAGCGACACATCCAAGGTTTCCAAGACGGAGACGCCGACCACGGTCGCGCCCGCCGACGACCCCACCGCCGCGCCGGTCGCAGTCGTCGACCCCCGGCTGCTGGTCCGCGAAGAGGGCTTCAAGGGCTACTGGACCGAGTTCACGCGCAAGGTCAAGGGCGGTGAGCTGGGCTCCCTGCCGGTGGTGATCGGTCTGATCATCATCTGGACGATCTTCCAGTTCCAGAACGACCGCTTCCTGAGCGCCGACAACCTCTCGAACGTCAGCTACTACCTCTCGGCCACCGGCATGATCGCCATCGGCCTGGTGTTCGTCCTGCTGCTCGGCGAGATCGATCTGTCGGTCGGTTCCCTCAGCGGCCTGGCCTCCACCGTCTTCGCCGTGTTCGTGGTCAACCACGGCATGAACACCTGGCTCGCGCTGATCCTCGGCATCCTCACCGGCGTCGCCGCCGGCGCCCTGCACGGCTGGTTCTTCGCGAAGATCGGGGTGCCCGCCTTCGTCGTCACCCTCGCGGGTCTCCTCGGCTGGAACGGCCTGATGCTGTGGATGCTGGGCTCCAGCGGCACCATCAACATCCCGTCCGACTCGGGTCCGATCCACCTGCTCAGCCAGAGCTCGTTCTTCATGGACCAGGCCATCATCGGCGCCTACCTGCTGGCCGGCCTCGGTGTGGTGCTCAGCCTCGTCGGCAACTTCAACGAGCAGCGCCGTCGCAAGGCCGCGGGCGTTCCCTTCCGTCCCACCAGCGAGATCCTCGTGCGCGTCGGCGCCCTGGCCATCGCCTCCTTCGTCGCCGCGGCCGTCCTCAACAACGCGTCCGGCGTCTCAAACTCCCTGGTGATCTTCCTCGCCGCCCTGGTCGTCGTGGACTTCGTGCTGCGCCGTACAACCTTCGGCCGCAAGGTCTTCGCCCTCGGTGGAAACGTCGAAGCCGCCCGTCGTGCCGGTATCAACGTGCCGATCGTCCGCATCACCGTGTTCGCCATCTCCGGCGGCTTCGCGGCGATCGGCGGCATGTTCTTCGCCGGTCAGACGGCGAGCGCGACGCTCAGCGCCGGTACCGGCAACGTCCTCATGCTCGCCATCGCGGCGGCCGTCATCGGCGGTACGTCGCTGTTCGGCGGACGCGGCTCGGTGTGGTCGGCGCTCCTCGGCATGCTGGTCATCCAGTCGATCCAGACGGGCCTGGACCTGCTGAACATGAACCAGTCGATCCAGTACATGATCACCGGTGGTGTTCTGCTGGGCGCGGTCGTCATCGACTCCGTGTCGCGAAGGTCTCAGAAGGCCGCAGGCCGCGGATAA